One genomic window of Medicago truncatula cultivar Jemalong A17 chromosome 1, MtrunA17r5.0-ANR, whole genome shotgun sequence includes the following:
- the LOC112418641 gene encoding protein FAR-RED IMPAIRED RESPONSE 1-like: MGWENEDDEPKVGMKFNSTEEVDKYYKNYARCIGFGVSKISTKNGDDGKKYFTLGCNRARSYANGTIAISKVALEHNHDLISPSKSRYFRCNKNIDPSIKRRLEVNDQAGINVSRNFRSMVVEASGYDNLTFGEKDARNYIDKVRRLRLGTGDAEAIQNYFVRMQRRNSEFYYVMDVDDTSRLRNVFWADARCRAAYEYFGEVITFDTTYLTNKYDMPFAPFVGVNHHGQSILLGCALLSKEDSITFSWLFTTWLECMRGRAPQAIITDQDRAMKNAVEDVFPKARHRWCLWHIMKKVPEKLSRLSNYESIKILLHDAVYDSLSISDFMEKWEKMIECYELHDNEWLKGLFDERHRWVPVYLRDTFWAGMSTTQRSESMNAFFDGYVNSKTSLKQFVEQYDNALKDKIEKENMADFSSFNRIIACISHFGFESQFQKAYTNAKFKEFQVEVASMMYCHAFFERIEAMNLTYCVTESKKVFDEVKDIMFKVFFNEKDFEIRCTCCLFEFKGILCRHILCVLKLTAKTESVPSCYILPRWRKDIKRRYTLIKSGFDQLSENEELQRVAKACDAFYEVASSCIHTEKDLSKVMDRIENLKLEMTCQESFSEITEGDNLVQNQMTKILDPAVTRSKGRPPSKRKASKVDQSVKRKLAGKKGQKSNKKNNTYQSQEEGPSISKVQENQEFSISQTIDLDVIDTQESIHVKQMLAPFNPNQKYLDVDKVPYYSQSINHDVSYLELLQAQHHINDHPSS; the protein is encoded by the exons ATGGGTTGgg aaaatgaagatgatgaacctAAGGTTGGCATGAAATTTAATTCTACAGAAGAAGTTGACAAATATTACAAGAATTATGCTAGATGTATAGGTTTTGGAGTTAGCAAAATCAGTACAAAAAATGGAGATGATGGAAAAAAGTATTTTACTCTAGGGTGTAACCGTGCAAGAAGCTATGCGA ATGGAACAATTGCTATTTCTAAGGTTGCTCTTGAGCATAATCATGACTTAATAAGTCCAAGCAAATCAAGATATTTTAGATGCAACAAGAATATAGACCCTAGTATAAAAAGGAGATTGGAGGTTAATGACCAAGCTGGGATTAATGTAAGTAGAAATTTTCGGTCTATGGTTGTTGAAGCAAGTGGATATGATAACCTTACATTCGGGGAAAAAGATGCTAGAAACTACATAGACAAAGTGAGGCGGCTTCGACTTGGGACAGGAGATGCTGAAGccattcaaaattattttgttagaaTGCAAAGAAGAAATAGTGAATTTTATTATGTAATGGATGTGGATGACACAAGTCGTTTACGAAATGTTTTTTGGGCAGATGCGAGATGCAGGGCTGCTTATGAGTATTTTGGTGAAGTAATAACCTTTGACACCACTtacttaacaaataaatatgacATGCCTTTTGCTCCTTTTGTTGGAGTAAATCATCATGGTCAGTCAATTCTGTTAGGTTGCGCCCTATTGTCGAAGGAGGATTCTATAACTTTTTCTTGGTTGTTCACTACTTGGTTAGAATGTATGCGTGGGCGTGCACCACAAGCCATAATTACTGACCAAGATAGAGCAATGAAAAATGCAGTTGAGGACGTCTTCCCAAAAGCTCGCCATCGGTGGTGCTTGTGGCATATAATGAAAAAGGTTCCAGAAAAATTGAGTAGACTCTCTAACTATGAGTCTATCAAAATACTTTTGCATGATGCGGTGTATGATTCTTTGAGCATAAGTGATTTCATGGAGAAGTGggaaaaaatgattgaatgttATGAACTTCATGATAATGAATGGTTGAAAGGGTTGTTTGATGAGCGTCATCGTTGGGTTCCTGTATATTTGAGAGACACATTTTGGGCTGGAATGTCAACTACACAACGAAGTGAAAGTATGAACGCATTTTTTGATGGATATGTGAACTCAAAGACATCATTGAAGCAATTTGTTGAACAATATGATAATGCattgaaagataaaattgaaaaggaaaatatgGCTGATTTTAGTTCATTCAATAGAATTATTGCTTGTATAAGTCATTTTGGATTTGAATCTCAATTTCAAAAGGCATATACCAACGCAAAATTCAAAGAGTTTCAAGTAGAAGTGGCTTCTATGATGTACTGCCATGCTTTCTTTGAGAGAATAGAGGCTATGAACTTAACATACTGTGTTACAGAAAGTAAAAAGGTATTTGATGAAGTTAAAGACATAATGTTCAAGGTATTCTTCAATGAGAAAGACTTTGAAATACGATGTACATGCTGTTTATTTGAGTTTAAGGGTATTTTATGTAGACATATCCTTTGTGTTCTTAAGCTCACAGCTAAAACAGAGTCAGTGCCCTCTTGTTATATATTGCCGAGATGGAGGAAGGATATTAAGCGAAGATACACACTTATTAAAAGTGGTTTTGATCAATTATCCGAAAATGAAGAGTTGCAGCGTGTAGCTAAAGCTTGCGATGCCTTTTACGAAGTTGCTTCTTCATGTATCCATACTGAAAAAGATTTATCGAAAGTAATGGATAGAATAGAGAACTTAAAACTGGAGATGACATGTCAAGAAAGTTTTTCAGAGATCACTGAAGGAGATAACTTAGTTCAGAATCAGATGACTAAAATTCTTGATCCTGCAGTGACTCGAAGTAAAGGGCGTCCTCCTTCAAAAAGGAAGGCTTCTAAAGTTGATCAAAGTGTGAAAAGGAAGCTTGCTGGAAAGAAAGGacaaaaaagcaacaaaaaaaataacacttatcaaaGTCAAGAAGAG gGGCCTAGTATATCTAAAGTTCAAGAAAATCAAGAGTTCTCTATATCTCAGACCATTGATCTTGATGTGATCGACACACAAGAGAGCATTCATGTAAAACAAATGTTAGCTCCcttcaatccaaatcaaaaatATCTTGATGTTGATAAG GTTCCATATTATTCTCAAAGCATAAACCACGATGTTTCATATTTAGAGCTTTTACAG GCACAACACCATATAAATGATCATCCATCATCATGA